The segment TGATGCTGAAACCGGCATTATATACCACGGCCACGCTAGTGTTTTGTAACATCAGATTGGGAGGTCTTGTTGAACTATGAAATGGCTATTTTTAGCCCTGATTCTTGTTCCGACTCTTGAATTGGCCCTTCTTATCTGGGCTGGAGGGAAAATCGGCTTTTTTGTAACACTTGCCATTATTCTTGGAACTGGATTGCTCGGTGCTTATTTGGCGAAAAAGCAAGGTTTGAAGGCAATCCGGGATATCCAGGAGAGCTTCAGCCGGCTCCAGCCTCCTGGTGATCATTTGATGAACGCCGCCTTTGTTTTAGTTGGAGGCGTCTTATTACTGACTCCAGGTTTTATTTCAGATGCGATAGGTTTGACTCTGTTGTTTAAACCTACACAACTATTATATAAACCGCTGGTATATAAACTGATTCAGAAAAACATGAAAAACACTCGGGTTATCGTTCGGTAATTCCGAGTGTTTTTATCTCTTTTTAGGAAAAAATTATAAAAACAAGCGTTTTCATTCACAAAGCCTTCGAAATTGATTATAATGGCTAGGTAAGGGATTTGATTCAGATTCAAAAGCAAGAAAACCCATCATTCGGGCTTTTTTTTTGGAATGGTGAATTATACTGGAGAAGGAGCGATTAATATGACATCGGCAAAAGGTTTAGAAGGCGTAGTAGCAACTCAGTCAGCCATCAGTTCCATTATTGATGACACACTTACATACGTTGGCTACGATATCGATGATTTGGCAGACAATGCTAGTTTTGAAGAAGTAGTTTATCTTCTTTGGCATCAGCGTTTGCCAAAAGCAGATGAACTAGCAGAATTAAAACAGCAATTAGCGGATGATATGTCAGTGCCGCAGGAAGTGCTGGATCATTTTAAAACATACCCAATTACTAAAGTTCACCCAATGGCGGCTCTTCGCACTGCAGTTTCAATGCTTGGACTGTTTGATGAAGAAGCAGAAGATATGAGCACTGAAGCGAATTACCGTAAAGCGATTCGCATCCAAGCGAAAATTTCTACACTTGTTACTGCTTTCGGCCGTATCCGTAAAGGTGAAGAACCAGTCGCACCTAAGAGCGATTTAAGCTATGCTGCAAACTTCCTTTATATGCTTTCAGGCACTATGCCGGAAGATATTGAAGTGGAAGCATTCAACAAAGCGTTAGTGCTTCATGCAGACCACGAATTGAACGCATCAACATTTACTGCTCGCGTTGCAGTAGCTACATTGTCTGATGTTTACTCAGGCGTAACTGCGGCAATCGGCGCATTAAAAGGTCCATTGCACGGTGGAGCAAACGAACAGGTTATGAAAATGCTAACTGAAATCGGTTCTGTCGATAACGTTGATTCTTATATCAATGAAAAATTGGCGAATAAAGAAAAAATCATGGGCTTTGGACACCGCGTTTACCGCAAAGGCGATCCGCGTGCAAAACACTTGCGCGAAATGTCCCAAAAATTAACGAAAATCCGCAACGAAGAAAAATGGTACGAAATGTCGATACG is part of the Planococcus shenhongbingii genome and harbors:
- the citZ gene encoding citrate synthase: MTSAKGLEGVVATQSAISSIIDDTLTYVGYDIDDLADNASFEEVVYLLWHQRLPKADELAELKQQLADDMSVPQEVLDHFKTYPITKVHPMAALRTAVSMLGLFDEEAEDMSTEANYRKAIRIQAKISTLVTAFGRIRKGEEPVAPKSDLSYAANFLYMLSGTMPEDIEVEAFNKALVLHADHELNASTFTARVAVATLSDVYSGVTAAIGALKGPLHGGANEQVMKMLTEIGSVDNVDSYINEKLANKEKIMGFGHRVYRKGDPRAKHLREMSQKLTKIRNEEKWYEMSIRIEEIVTGQKNLPPNVDFYSASVYHSLNIEHDLFTPIFAVSRTSGWLAHILEQYADNRLIRPRAEYIGPGMQTYVSIEER
- a CDS encoding FxsA family protein; this translates as MKWLFLALILVPTLELALLIWAGGKIGFFVTLAIILGTGLLGAYLAKKQGLKAIRDIQESFSRLQPPGDHLMNAAFVLVGGVLLLTPGFISDAIGLTLLFKPTQLLYKPLVYKLIQKNMKNTRVIVR